A genomic region of Barnesiella viscericola DSM 18177 contains the following coding sequences:
- a CDS encoding right-handed parallel beta-helix repeat-containing protein, with translation MSENFFPDTSGGRYFFSLGASEGCIRIVPLGECDLTAGDTIEVVTYDGERLPLLCVKSISEGGKISAEELERIKTLPSNDNIKAALLNPENQYQNIVVDKVVDFELGAVVGNRDRMGNGFLVKDCNFSFNRSRGVLIKASNGMVVNNVFEGNWISSILVTPETWWLESGCSDNVFIEGNRIIGNKRKYAINVSGSGYSQKPAPAGLHCGITVKNNEFENCLSPMIRFQSVKGGELVGNHVLESDKRTEAVTEIVNCD, from the coding sequence TTGTCGGAGAATTTTTTTCCGGACACTAGTGGTGGCCGATATTTCTTTTCGTTGGGCGCATCGGAAGGGTGTATTCGCATCGTTCCTTTGGGAGAGTGCGATTTGACCGCAGGAGATACGATCGAGGTGGTGACTTACGATGGAGAACGTTTGCCCCTGCTGTGTGTGAAATCGATAAGCGAAGGCGGAAAAATCAGTGCAGAGGAACTGGAACGAATAAAGACTTTACCCTCCAATGACAATATAAAGGCAGCACTGTTAAATCCCGAAAATCAGTATCAGAACATTGTAGTGGATAAAGTGGTAGATTTCGAGTTGGGAGCAGTTGTGGGGAACCGGGACAGAATGGGTAACGGATTCCTGGTGAAGGATTGCAATTTCTCATTCAACCGATCCAGAGGCGTATTGATCAAGGCTTCGAACGGTATGGTCGTGAACAATGTGTTTGAAGGGAACTGGATATCGTCTATCCTGGTTACACCAGAAACCTGGTGGCTGGAATCTGGGTGCTCTGATAATGTGTTTATAGAAGGGAATAGAATCATTGGCAATAAACGGAAGTATGCCATTAATGTATCGGGTAGCGGATACTCTCAAAAGCCTGCTCCCGCCGGGTTGCATTGCGGCATTACGGTGAAGAACAATGAATTTGAGAATTGCCTCTCTCCCATGATACGCTTCCAGTCGGTAAAAGGTGGGGAACTTGTCGGAAATCATGTCTTGGAATCCGATAAGCGAACCGAGGCTGTAACCGAGATTGTGAACTGTGATTGA
- a CDS encoding IS4 family transposase, whose translation MNKGKTIFAQIMSLINEYEFKKCVDRYKGDRHAIKFNCRDQFMVKSFAQFTDRAGLRDIETTLNLCGDLYRSGIKAIPRSTLAEANEKKDWRIYQDFAMTLVKEATMLYKDEKLRIGLEEMIYAFDSSTIDLCLKLCPWAEFHHGKGAFKIHTLMDLRGSIPTFVMLTPGKVNDARMMDKIPVEAGAFYLMDRGYVAFEKLYKHFQQKGAYFVTRAKDNMSYEVIESRPVNKDSGVLSDETIRLAGYYSTRKYPDTLRLVVYEDIETGRVYRFLTNNFAIDDPLTIAELYRERWLIELFFKWIKQHLHIRTFYGTSKNAVYTQIWIAICDYLLLIIAKKRYGLDPSLHSISNSIGQVLFQRADIREIYNQPTTPVCVPEAGSVEQPTLW comes from the coding sequence ATGAACAAAGGAAAAACAATCTTCGCTCAGATTATGTCTCTCATTAACGAATACGAGTTCAAGAAATGTGTCGACCGCTACAAAGGTGACCGGCATGCTATCAAATTCAATTGTCGTGACCAGTTCATGGTGAAGAGTTTTGCACAGTTCACTGACAGAGCTGGTTTGAGAGATATAGAGACTACACTTAACCTCTGCGGCGACCTCTATCGCTCCGGAATCAAGGCAATACCTCGATCCACGCTTGCGGAGGCCAACGAGAAGAAGGATTGGCGTATATATCAAGACTTTGCGATGACTTTGGTAAAGGAAGCCACGATGCTTTACAAGGATGAAAAGCTGCGAATTGGTCTTGAGGAGATGATATATGCGTTTGACAGCAGTACCATTGACCTGTGTCTTAAGTTGTGTCCATGGGCCGAGTTTCATCATGGTAAGGGTGCGTTCAAGATACATACACTGATGGATCTGCGAGGCTCGATTCCCACATTTGTCATGCTCACGCCAGGCAAGGTTAACGATGCCAGGATGATGGACAAGATTCCTGTTGAAGCAGGTGCTTTCTACCTGATGGATAGGGGATATGTTGCCTTTGAAAAACTTTACAAGCATTTCCAGCAAAAGGGCGCCTACTTTGTTACACGCGCCAAGGACAATATGTCTTATGAGGTTATTGAGTCCAGACCTGTCAACAAAGACTCGGGCGTTCTTTCGGATGAGACTATCAGACTTGCTGGATATTACTCTACCAGAAAGTATCCCGACACATTGAGACTTGTTGTATATGAAGACATTGAGACTGGAAGAGTATATCGATTTCTGACCAACAACTTTGCGATTGACGATCCGCTGACTATTGCGGAACTCTACCGTGAACGCTGGCTGATAGAACTGTTCTTCAAATGGATCAAGCAGCATCTTCACATCAGGACTTTCTACGGCACTTCCAAGAACGCCGTGTACACGCAGATATGGATAGCCATTTGTGACTATCTGCTGCTCATCATTGCGAAGAAGCGATACGGGTTGGATCCAAGTCTTCATTCTATCTCTAACTCAATCGGACAAGTCCTCTTCCAGAGGGCGGATATCCGTGAAATTTATAATCAGCCGACAACTCCCGTTTGTGTTCCGGAGGCGGGTTCTGTCGAGCAACCTACTTTATGGTAA
- a CDS encoding DUF4982 domain-containing protein, which produces MVKFLRTAVNVYTIVQDGNQTDISKITTGFRKIEVRGAELYINNRRLMTQGYTPRSQNEWPAIGAAYPDWLHDYSNKMQVDGHSRIIRWEHTMPSPQDIKSCDRVGLLQIMPGADRENDSQGREWEMRCEIMRNTIIYCRNNPSVILWEAANNLISKEHLSNMIALRDKWDSRGYKRPMGGRSEGPEWVSWMYGVRKEKYRLSIDTEYLRDESPRRWWDSYSAPYYHKEGEYMLVDNAGGWNRNQDNMCVMQSIVYEQYYKARPGTGEAVCNGGTQIFFADSESFTRSIDSFRRSGCVDGMRVPKDTYYANKTMWSNTPELWTENEPSVFIPGHWNYDAGTVKPVYVFASPGIARVDLLVNGIPQQGKQENTFLYTFSKVSYTPGKIEAIGYDKDNRIMATYHLQTVGAPASVRMKLISHPQGLRADGSDVVLIETEIVDKQGNRAPLAQNLVKYTTQGDITWRGGYWEENVKKYANRKELPVINGIHRVILRSTLHTDTVTVIAQAEGLEPDTLQFIANPIDATRGYCSDPPATLPVAIEPQKEIYGKDLPRYILPADAEQTKTDGTALSATNEAIFNLSTVFPQGARLKANVQNGDSIYSDRPWKFSQLPEYLKGAHYLLVANDDAGTSAGEGIVFNIGKAGRVYIAYDDRNVQFPVKSSPTPFKITHDKIYVNGYPHTIYRSEPMNGGELTYLGTNSWIEKAPEGINNYIVFITKETN; this is translated from the coding sequence ATGGTAAAATTTCTCCGGACAGCAGTGAATGTATATACCATTGTACAAGATGGTAATCAAACCGACATCTCGAAAATAACCACCGGCTTCCGAAAGATAGAAGTACGAGGGGCCGAATTGTATATCAATAACCGACGGTTAATGACCCAAGGGTACACCCCCCGTAGCCAAAATGAATGGCCGGCTATTGGAGCGGCCTATCCCGACTGGCTACACGACTATTCCAATAAAATGCAGGTTGACGGCCACTCCCGCATCATTCGATGGGAGCATACCATGCCCTCACCGCAGGACATCAAATCCTGTGACAGAGTGGGCCTTCTGCAAATCATGCCCGGAGCCGACCGGGAAAATGACTCACAGGGTAGAGAATGGGAAATGCGATGTGAAATCATGCGCAATACAATCATTTATTGCCGAAACAACCCGAGTGTCATTTTGTGGGAAGCGGCAAACAACCTTATCAGCAAGGAACATTTAAGCAACATGATTGCCCTACGGGATAAATGGGATTCCAGGGGTTACAAGCGCCCCATGGGCGGCCGTTCGGAAGGTCCCGAGTGGGTCTCCTGGATGTATGGCGTGCGCAAGGAAAAGTACAGACTCTCCATTGATACTGAATATCTGCGAGACGAATCGCCCAGACGCTGGTGGGATTCATACTCGGCTCCCTATTACCACAAAGAGGGTGAGTATATGCTGGTCGACAATGCCGGAGGGTGGAACAGAAACCAAGACAACATGTGTGTCATGCAGTCAATCGTTTATGAACAATACTACAAAGCAAGACCCGGTACAGGAGAGGCTGTCTGCAACGGAGGCACACAAATATTCTTTGCCGATTCCGAGTCATTTACAAGAAGCATCGATTCGTTCAGGCGCAGCGGCTGCGTCGATGGCATGAGAGTACCCAAAGATACCTATTATGCCAACAAAACCATGTGGAGCAACACCCCCGAACTGTGGACCGAGAATGAACCGTCGGTTTTTATCCCCGGCCATTGGAATTATGATGCAGGGACAGTAAAACCGGTATATGTATTTGCCAGTCCAGGAATAGCCAGAGTCGACTTGTTGGTGAACGGTATCCCGCAACAAGGTAAACAGGAAAACACATTCCTATACACATTCTCCAAGGTGTCATATACCCCGGGAAAGATTGAAGCCATAGGCTATGATAAAGACAATCGTATAATGGCAACCTATCATCTTCAAACGGTTGGGGCCCCTGCCTCAGTCCGCATGAAACTCATATCACACCCCCAGGGATTGAGAGCCGATGGTTCAGATGTCGTATTGATTGAGACCGAAATTGTAGACAAGCAAGGCAATCGGGCGCCATTGGCTCAAAATCTTGTCAAATACACCACCCAAGGCGACATCACCTGGCGAGGTGGATATTGGGAAGAAAATGTGAAAAAATATGCCAATCGGAAAGAATTGCCGGTTATCAATGGCATACATCGAGTTATACTCCGGTCGACCCTCCATACCGATACCGTAACGGTTATTGCCCAAGCCGAAGGACTTGAACCCGATACTCTTCAATTCATCGCCAACCCAATTGACGCAACCCGGGGATACTGTTCTGACCCCCCGGCCACTTTACCTGTCGCAATCGAACCTCAAAAAGAGATATACGGGAAAGATCTTCCCCGATATATCCTCCCTGCTGATGCCGAGCAAACCAAGACTGACGGAACGGCACTCTCGGCGACCAACGAGGCCATCTTTAACCTGTCAACGGTCTTCCCACAAGGAGCCCGATTAAAGGCCAATGTACAAAACGGTGACAGCATATACAGCGACCGTCCCTGGAAATTCAGTCAGTTACCCGAATATCTGAAAGGGGCACACTATCTGTTAGTAGCCAATGATGACGCTGGTACTTCGGCCGGAGAAGGAATTGTTTTCAATATTGGGAAAGCAGGACGCGTTTACATCGCTTATGACGACAGGAATGTTCAATTCCCTGTGAAGAGCAGTCCAACTCCATTTAAAATCACCCATGACAAAATATATGTAAACGGGTATCCGCACACCATATACAGGAGCGAGCCCATGAATGGAGGCGAATTAACATACTTGGGAACCAACAGTTGGATTGAAAAGGCTCCTGAGGGTATAAACAACTATATCGTATTCATAACCAAAGAGACCAACTGA